In one window of Arachis ipaensis cultivar K30076 chromosome B06, Araip1.1, whole genome shotgun sequence DNA:
- the LOC107647836 gene encoding 60S ribosomal protein L23 → MASKRGRGGNAGNKFRMSLGLPVAATVNCADNTGAKNLYIISVKGIKGRLNRLPSACVGDMVMATVKKGKPDLRKKVLPAVIVRQRKPFRRKDGVYMYFEDNAGVIVNPKGEMKGSAITGPIGKECADLWPRIASAANAIV, encoded by the exons ATGGCGTCCAAGAGAG GTCGCGGTGGAAATGCGGGTAACAAGTTCAGGATGTCGCTGGGTCTTCCGGTGGCGGCTACGGTGAACTGCGCCGACAATACTGGTGCCAAGAACCTCTACATCATCTCCGTTAAGGGGATCAAGGGCCGCCTTAATCGTTTGCCTTCCGCTTGCGTCGGCGACATGGTGATGGCCACCGTCAAGAAGGGGAAGCCTGATCTCCGTAAGAAGGTGCTGCCAGCTGTCATCGTCCGCCAGCGCAAGCCCTTCCGCCGAAAGGACGGTGTTTACATGTACTTCGAAG ATAATGCTGGAGTCATTGTGAATCCCAAGGGTGAAATGAAAG GTTCCGCTATCACTGGTCCAATTGGAAAGGAGTGTGCTGATCTATGGCCTAGGATTGCAAGCGCAGCCAATGCCATTGTTTGA
- the LOC107647837 gene encoding probable inactive histone-lysine N-methyltransferase SUVR2 gives MAPNPKVVAAYRAMANLGIHESKVKPVLKKLLKLYDKNWELIEEENYRALADAIFEEEENPVLEQEQEKKNKRVDEAELDDEVQDQPLRPKKRLRLRGPEFQSSNNQISSGPSSAAFPLKTPKLEDDTVPGNGSILHAQSAAALSDGNGMIEAHQVHSQEGIIDKGKKPVSPQVTPRGRRSTSDGVPPAVLPKEPAVEPLSTLSPRSKMAHPLVWIKPKDEPIDDARDNEAPISMILPEPSSGKDSSMMNGAAGQQDCDDTVASHCINDEVAGEDNLRSSNEDAPSTVEIGSSPIQEEGSAKITTPNISMPKESESHDALVAGGNEDPVTPCISNGSANVNSYSSLPTTEIPVSLPCPRGLDDTSPVPQEVGNNDCLASDDGRELVDPISNNSHSLVTVPKNQLTTNAIMTVHDVNDITKGEEKVKISWVNNITDDFPPSFHYIPRNLVFQNAYVSISLSRIGNEDCCSTCIGNCVLSSESCSCANKTGGGFAYTAQGLLKEEFLDECIVISCNPKNCFYCEDCPVERSKNDDCSEPCKGHLRRKFIKECWSKCGCGKKCGNRVVQQGITCNLQVFLTSEGKGWGLRTLEDLPKGAFVCEFVGEILIVKELHERSLKYPKNRKYTYPILLDADWESGGVGDKEALCLYAASYGNAARFINHRCLDANLIEIPVEIEGPDHHYYHLALFTSREIAAQEELTWDYGINFDDHDQPVELFGCKCGSKFCRNMKRSSRSARSLAAR, from the exons ATGGCGCCAAATCCAAAGGTGGTAGCAGCCTATCGGGCAATGGCAAATCTTGGGATTCATGAATCAAAAGTGAAGCCAGTACTAAAGAAGCTCCTTAAGTTGTATGATAAAAACTGGGAGCTTATTGAAGAAGAGAACTATAGAGCTCTGGCAGATGCAATATTTGAGGAGGAGGAAAATCCG GTGCTGGAGCAAGAGCaggaaaagaaaaacaagagAGTTGAT GAAGCAGAGTTAGATGATGAAGTGCAAGATCAGCCACTGCGACCTAAAAAGAGGTTGCGCTTGAGAGGTCCAGAGTTTCAGTCTTCAAATAATCAGATTAGCAGTGGTCCCAGTTCAGCTGCTTTTCCATTGAAAACTCCTAAATTAGAAGATGACACGGTACCTGGAAATGGTTCTATACTGCATGCTCAAAGTGCTGCAGCATTATCTGATGGAAATGGAATGATTGAAGCTCATCAAGTTCATTCACAAGAAGGCATTATTGACAAGGGAAAGAAACCTGTATCACCTCAAGTTACTCCCAGAGGAAGAAGATCTACATCGGATGGAGTGCCACCAGCAGTACTACCTAAAGAACCAGCAGTTGAACCGCTGAGCACTTTGTCTCCAAGAAGCAAAATGGCCCATCCTCTTGTATGGATCAAGCCCAAGGATGAGCCAATTGATGACGCACGAGATAATGAGGCTCCCATTTCAATGATTCTTCCTG AACCATCTAGTGGAAAGGATTCTTCAATGATGAATGGTGCAGCTGGACAGCAAGATTGTGACGACACTGTGGCATCACATTGCATAAATGATGAAGTTGCTGGTGAAGATAACCTCCGCTCTTCAAATGAAGATGCCCCTTCTACTGTAGAGATAGGCTCATCACCTATACAAGAG GAAGGATCTGCAAAGATAACAACACCAAACATCAGCATGCCAAAGGAATCTGAGTCACATGATGCTCTGGTTGCCGGAGGAAATGAAGATCCAGTTACACCTTGCATTTCAAATGGATCTGCCAATGTTAATTCTTATTCTTCCTTGCCCACTACTGAAATTCCAGTTTCTCTGCCCTGCCCGCGTGGTCTGGATGACACTTCACCAGTTCCCCAGGAGGTTGGAAATAATGATTGCTTAGCAAGTGATGATGGAAGGGAGCTAGTGGATCCTATATCTAATAATTCTCATAGTTTAGTTACTGTTCCAAAGAATCAGCTTACTACTAATGCTATAATGACTGTTCACGATGTTAATGACATAACAAAGGGTGAAGAAAAAGTGAAAATTTCATGGGTCAATAACATTACTGATGATTTCCCACCATCCTTTCATTACATACCCCGAAACCTTGTATTCCAAAATGCTTATGTTAGTATTTCTCTGTCTCGCATTGGGAATGAAGATTGCTGTTCTACTTGCATAGGCAATTGTGTCTTGTCTTCTGAATCATGTTCTTGTGCGAATAAAACTGGTGGTGGATTTGCCTACACTGCACAAGGCCTACTGAAGGAAGAGTTCTTGGATGAGTGCATTGTCATCAGCTGCAACCCTAAAAATTGTTTCTATTGTGAAGACTGCCCAGTTGAAAGATCAAAGAATGATGATTGTTCAGAACCATGTAAAGGACACTTAAGGAGGAAGTTTATTAAGGAATGCTGGAGTAAATGTGGCTGTGGTAAAAAATGTGGCAATCGGGTTGTCCAGCAAGGAATAACTTGCAACTTGCAG GTGTTTTTAACTTCTGAAGGAAAAGGTTGGGGTCTTCGGACGTTAGAGGACCTTCCCAAAGGGGCATTTGTATGTGAGTTTGTTGGAGAAATTCTAATCGTCAAAGAATTGCATGAGAGGAGCCTAAAATATCCCAAAAATAGGAAATATACATACCCAATTCTATTGGATGCAGATTGGGAATCAGGAGGTGTGGGGGATAAAGAAGCACTTTGCTTGTATGCAGCATCTTATGGAAATGCTGCTAGGTTTATTAATCACAG ATGTTTAGATGCTAACTTGATTGAGATCCCCGTTGAAATTGAGGGCCCAGATCATCACTACTATCAT CTTGCCTTATTCACATCCAGAGAAATAGCAGCACAGGAGGAGCTCACTTGG GATTATGGCATCAACTTCGATGATCATGATCAGCCTGTTGAGCTGTTTGGGTGCAAATGTGGAAGTAAATTCTGCAGGAATATGAAGCGATCAAGTA GATCCGCAAGATCGTTGGCTGCAAGATGA
- the LOC107646694 gene encoding uncharacterized protein LOC107646694: protein MSTRTADRLWISGVTLTKGLHTREEEEDRVSSQLLLKAISKACKVPTTSILDFSESVVTEECEKQFNEEQELEQLCQIGFKIYPFSSEIPAERKIILPGSFNLLHEGHLKLMEVAMQHLW, encoded by the exons ATGTCGACAAGAACCGCTGACCGACTTTGGATTTCAGGAGTGACCCTTACTAAG GGACTTCATACTAGAGAAGAAGAGGAGGACAGAGTTTCCAGTCAACTTTTGCTCAAGG CCATTTCAAAGGCATGCAAAGTTCCAACGACCTCTATCCTTGATTTCAGTGAATCAGTTGTAACTGAAGAATGTGAAAAGCAATTCAATGAAGAGCAAGAGTTAGAACAACTTTGTCAAATAGGCTTTAAAATCTATCCATTTTCAAGTG AGATACCAgcagaaagaaaaataattctaCCCGGTTCTTTTAATCTATTACACGAAGGGCATTTGAAGCTCATGGAAGTTGC TATGCAGCATTTGTGGTGA